From one Coffea eugenioides isolate CCC68of chromosome 11, Ceug_1.0, whole genome shotgun sequence genomic stretch:
- the LOC113751265 gene encoding uncharacterized protein LOC113751265: MIDIFSAVHYTEEKQVTFAVFQLEGVARSWWNLIRLKWEREQTPRMWVNFMREFNTKYFPPLTQEKNEYEFITLCKGTQTVAEYESQFTWFSKFAPELIVIEQRRIRLFVQGLNVEIQKDLAVTQHNTFSDAMEKAQRVESTRLQVRNFQAKKRDIPESSLEQGDKSTAPKLGRGVGGVRIPGISRGASQGGSVSASHGPCGYCGKPNHTKDIYWKKARKCLRCGSVDHQIANCPILP; encoded by the coding sequence atgatcgatatcTTTTCTGCGGTGCACTATACCGAGGAGAAACAAGTGACCTTTGCTGTATTCCAATTGGAGGGAgtagcccgttcttggtggaatttgATAAgattgaaatgggaaagagaacaaacacCGAGGATGTGGGTAAACTTCATGAGGGAGTTCAATACAAAGTATTTCCCTCCTCTAACTCAAGAAAAGAATGAATATGAGTTCATTACGCTTTGCAAGGGAACTCAGACTGtagccgaatatgagagccaatttaCTTGGTTCTCTAAGTTTGCTCCCGAACTAATTGTGATCGAGCAAAGGCGAATAAGGTTGTTTGTTCAAGGGCTGAATGTAGAAATTCAAAAAGATCTAGCGGTAACCCAACACAACACATTTAGTGATGCTATGGAGAAAGCCCAGCGAGTTGAAAGTACgaggttacaagttagaaacttccaagcgAAGAAAAGGGATATTCCTGAAAGTAGCTTAGAGCAAGGGGATAAGAGTACAGCTCCTAAGTTAGGAAGGGGAGTTGGAGGTGTGAGAATTCCGGGGATATCAAGGGGTGCCTCACAGGGAGGCTCGGTCTCTGCTTCCCATGGTCCCTGCGGGTAttgtgggaagccgaatcacacgaAGGATATCTACTGGAAGAAAGCAAGGAAATGCCTACGTTGTGGGAGTGTAGATCATCAGATCGCTAATTGCCCAATCCTACCTTGA